One genomic region from Erythrobacter mangrovi encodes:
- a CDS encoding TonB-dependent receptor domain-containing protein, with protein sequence MRKFSLRHSCALGALTVAAISAVPALAQEAAGASDEGTDETRIVVTGSYIRGTPEDAAVPVAVVTAEELQNKGISSPLELIKELPSVGSVLGDTNQFSVAAQGFQGNGSINLRGLGATRTLVLLNGKRMIQAPGDGFTDTNLIPLFALQRVEILKDGAAATYGSDAIAGVANFITRTNFDGVEVAGDYTFVSGSDGNYNVSALVGKNFGDLNVMVGAGWQHRSELATTERDYTSQSYDVNASGYSALATPGLFAVTYSGAGTVFAPDSGCNELGGFYTAPVCRFTYIPFDNITEEEDRYQVYAQADADLSDTVRWHAGALWAKTDLESLNYSPAFPPTQGPKGSGFVSAFSTSPSNPAVAAFLTQKGLPLSGGANGTVLAVTNVYYRPFGFIGNPRDPERGAGQGLAKNNAWRVSTGFEIDVGDNLVLNIDGTYWRSARTAYAPGIVGSRLQAALNGFGGPNCTGSTAGQNGCQWFNPFVLAGPSNPTLDIANPFYVPGFENDPDLVAWLQVPNGTFQREEQWVGDIVLAGGTGLQLPGGEVNFAVGAQYRKNNFISRPLNDLSNLNINPCFIEGDQSCVGTATDGVGPFIFLGGTRPVSLDQSVYAFFGEVQLPILDNLELTAAIRYEDYGSPIGSTINPKAAARFEATDWLTLRGSIGTTFRGPLASNVDPNFVTALQGLTATGGNYKSVDIYGNPNLDPETALTYNVGFIVETGGLTFSTDFWTYEFKDQIVITPADAIASFVGNGQTSGTLPVNCSSVLVDLITFSGNACTQGVTTGLDIARVRTQYVNGPDVTVRGLDFAANYDIEAGFGLISIGATATWTLNYKTDDFFVNDVLVTPAYDAVGFGNYFRDPGTLPEWRGNGYVNLRTGELNLRYSVNYIDSVFDERCTGDPCFAISGVPAGSNYGKNSGSYMQHDLVANYSLPIEGMDVQLTAAVLNIFDEEPAQAYLPLGYNPFIGNAIGRNYRLGIRTKF encoded by the coding sequence ATGAGAAAATTTAGTCTACGCCATAGTTGCGCGCTTGGTGCACTTACTGTTGCTGCCATTTCGGCTGTCCCTGCGCTTGCGCAAGAGGCAGCCGGGGCGTCCGATGAAGGCACAGACGAAACCCGGATCGTGGTCACCGGTTCGTATATTCGCGGTACGCCGGAGGATGCAGCGGTTCCGGTTGCCGTGGTTACGGCGGAAGAGCTCCAGAACAAGGGGATTTCCTCGCCTCTCGAACTCATCAAGGAACTGCCTTCGGTGGGTTCCGTGCTGGGCGATACCAACCAGTTTTCCGTCGCGGCACAGGGTTTCCAGGGCAACGGATCGATCAACCTGCGTGGCCTTGGCGCGACCCGTACGCTCGTGCTGTTGAACGGCAAGCGCATGATCCAGGCACCGGGTGACGGCTTTACCGACACCAACCTGATCCCCCTCTTCGCGCTTCAGCGGGTGGAGATACTCAAGGACGGCGCTGCGGCCACATACGGTTCGGATGCAATCGCGGGCGTGGCCAACTTCATTACACGCACCAATTTCGACGGGGTGGAAGTCGCGGGCGACTACACCTTCGTCAGCGGCTCGGACGGAAACTACAACGTCAGTGCACTGGTCGGGAAGAACTTCGGCGATCTGAACGTGATGGTCGGCGCAGGTTGGCAGCATCGTTCAGAACTGGCCACGACCGAGCGCGATTACACGTCACAGAGCTATGACGTGAATGCATCGGGTTATTCGGCGCTCGCGACCCCGGGGTTGTTCGCAGTCACTTATTCGGGTGCCGGCACGGTCTTCGCTCCCGACAGCGGCTGTAACGAGCTAGGCGGTTTCTACACCGCGCCGGTCTGTCGCTTCACCTACATCCCCTTCGATAACATCACGGAGGAGGAAGACCGCTACCAGGTCTATGCCCAGGCCGATGCCGACCTGTCGGACACAGTGCGTTGGCACGCTGGCGCTCTATGGGCCAAGACCGATCTCGAGAGCCTGAACTATTCGCCAGCCTTCCCGCCGACGCAGGGGCCAAAGGGCTCGGGCTTTGTCAGTGCCTTCAGCACCTCTCCCAGTAACCCAGCGGTTGCGGCGTTCCTGACCCAGAAGGGCCTCCCGCTGTCCGGCGGCGCCAACGGTACTGTCTTGGCTGTGACCAATGTCTATTACCGGCCATTCGGCTTCATCGGCAATCCGCGCGACCCCGAGCGTGGGGCGGGGCAAGGCCTTGCCAAGAACAATGCGTGGCGCGTTTCAACCGGCTTTGAAATCGACGTAGGCGACAATCTCGTCCTCAATATCGACGGGACCTACTGGCGCTCGGCACGCACCGCCTATGCTCCCGGTATCGTAGGTTCGCGTCTGCAGGCGGCGCTGAACGGCTTCGGGGGTCCGAACTGCACGGGCAGCACCGCGGGCCAGAATGGCTGCCAATGGTTCAATCCTTTCGTGCTGGCCGGACCGAGCAACCCCACGCTGGATATCGCTAATCCCTTCTACGTGCCCGGCTTCGAAAACGATCCGGACCTCGTCGCCTGGCTCCAGGTGCCGAACGGCACCTTCCAGCGCGAAGAACAATGGGTTGGTGACATCGTGCTCGCTGGCGGCACCGGGCTCCAACTGCCCGGTGGCGAAGTCAACTTCGCTGTGGGCGCGCAGTACCGGAAGAACAACTTCATCAGCCGGCCGCTGAATGATCTGTCGAACCTCAACATCAATCCCTGCTTCATCGAAGGGGATCAGAGCTGTGTTGGTACTGCGACGGATGGCGTTGGGCCGTTCATCTTCCTCGGCGGGACGCGTCCGGTCTCTCTCGACCAGAGCGTCTATGCATTCTTCGGTGAAGTCCAACTACCCATTCTCGATAATCTCGAGCTGACGGCAGCTATCCGCTACGAGGATTATGGCAGCCCGATCGGTTCGACCATCAATCCGAAGGCTGCAGCTCGTTTCGAGGCGACTGACTGGCTGACTCTGCGCGGTTCTATCGGCACGACCTTCCGCGGGCCCTTGGCCAGCAACGTCGACCCCAACTTCGTGACCGCCCTGCAGGGCCTGACGGCGACGGGCGGCAACTACAAGTCGGTCGATATTTACGGCAATCCGAACCTCGATCCCGAAACCGCATTGACCTACAACGTTGGTTTCATCGTGGAGACGGGCGGGCTTACCTTCAGCACCGACTTCTGGACCTATGAATTCAAGGACCAGATCGTCATCACACCGGCCGACGCGATCGCCAGCTTTGTGGGCAATGGCCAGACGAGCGGTACCTTGCCGGTGAATTGCTCCAGCGTGCTGGTCGACCTGATTACCTTCTCGGGCAACGCCTGTACCCAGGGAGTGACCACCGGGCTCGATATCGCGCGTGTCCGGACCCAGTACGTCAACGGACCGGACGTGACGGTTCGTGGCCTCGATTTCGCCGCGAATTACGATATCGAGGCGGGCTTCGGCCTGATCTCGATCGGCGCCACGGCCACCTGGACCCTTAACTACAAGACCGACGATTTCTTTGTGAATGATGTCCTGGTCACGCCAGCCTACGATGCGGTCGGATTCGGCAACTACTTCCGCGATCCGGGCACACTCCCTGAATGGCGTGGCAATGGCTACGTCAACCTCAGGACGGGAGAGCTCAACCTGCGCTACTCGGTGAATTACATCGATAGCGTGTTTGATGAGCGCTGCACTGGCGATCCATGCTTTGCCATCTCCGGTGTCCCGGCGGGTAGCAATTACGGCAAGAACAGCGGCAGCTACATGCAACACGATCTGGTGGCGAATTACAGCCTTCCGATCGAGGGCATGGACGTTCAGCTGACTGCCGCCGTCCTGAACATCTTCGACGAAGAACCGGCGCAGGCCTACTTGCCACTCGGCTATAACCCGTTCATCGGGAACGCCATTGGGCGCAACTACCGCCTTGGTATCCGCACGAAGTTCTGA
- a CDS encoding UrcA family protein — protein sequence MKLSSYFVPLALALLASGTATAQSSQPPEQRSPIIVVGKLHPSPDVIVRTVFIGDLDLKSAAGEAEMEKRVEGAIDNMCSIPSPLPLYGPLMEKPCRDEAWASARPQMDSVVRKAKGES from the coding sequence ATGAAACTATCCTCATACTTCGTTCCGCTCGCATTGGCCTTGTTGGCCAGCGGAACCGCGACCGCTCAGTCGTCGCAGCCACCCGAGCAACGCTCACCGATCATCGTCGTTGGTAAGTTGCATCCGTCACCCGACGTCATCGTGCGCACCGTGTTTATCGGGGACCTTGATCTCAAGTCCGCTGCTGGCGAAGCAGAGATGGAGAAGAGAGTCGAAGGGGCTATCGACAATATGTGCAGCATTCCGTCGCCACTCCCCTTGTACGGCCCTCTGATGGAGAAACCGTGCCGAGATGAGGCGTGGGCGAGTGCCAGACCACAGATGGATTCTGTCGTGCGGAAAGCAAAGGGCGAATCGTAA
- a CDS encoding DUF5676 family membrane protein: MKIDAIKLGLASGIVFAIVWVICSLFVFAMPMGMSRFGGHMVHADLAHFPWILSWAGFLFGLIAWSVLAGIIAWGIAAVYNRLLG, from the coding sequence ATGAAAATCGATGCCATCAAGCTGGGCCTGGCCAGCGGAATCGTCTTCGCAATCGTCTGGGTTATCTGTAGCCTCTTCGTGTTCGCAATGCCGATGGGCATGTCCCGGTTCGGCGGGCACATGGTCCATGCGGATCTGGCGCACTTTCCCTGGATACTCAGCTGGGCTGGATTTCTCTTTGGACTGATCGCGTGGTCGGTTCTGGCGGGGATTATCGCCTGGGGGATCGCGGCGGTCTACAATCGACTGCTCGGGTAA
- the soxR gene encoding redox-sensitive transcriptional activator SoxR yields MKANDLLSIGELAQRTGLSVSAIRYYEDKGLVEPWRTGGNQRRYPRSDIRRLSFILIAQRLGLSLGEIEEAMKRLPQGRTPNAGDWKRISGAIRQRIDAQIAQLEKVREDLDGCIGCGCLSLKKCALYNAGDKWGEKGSGPRVLR; encoded by the coding sequence ATGAAAGCGAACGATCTGCTCTCGATCGGTGAACTGGCCCAGCGAACCGGGCTCAGCGTCTCCGCGATCCGCTATTACGAGGACAAGGGGCTGGTCGAACCCTGGCGGACCGGCGGCAACCAGCGCCGCTATCCGCGCAGCGACATCCGCCGCCTGAGCTTCATCCTGATCGCGCAACGGCTGGGCCTGTCGCTGGGTGAGATCGAGGAAGCGATGAAACGCCTGCCGCAGGGTCGCACGCCCAATGCCGGCGACTGGAAGCGCATCAGCGGCGCGATCCGCCAGCGGATCGACGCCCAGATCGCGCAACTGGAGAAAGTGCGCGAAGACCTCGACGGCTGCATCGGCTGCGGCTGCCTGAGCCTCAAGAAATGCGCGCTCTACAACGCCGGCGACAAATGGGGCGAGAAGGGCAGCGGCCCGCGCGTGCTGCGCTGA
- a CDS encoding VOC family protein, which translates to MPKGQLEHANITVTDPERSAKLFEQLLGWHERWRGPSQLGGWTIHVGDETTYLAIYTNENARGGFAKGVPLNHVGLLVDDLDAAEAIVAEHGLEPFNHADYEPGRRFYFFDWDGIEFEVVSYE; encoded by the coding sequence ATGCCCAAGGGTCAACTCGAACACGCCAATATCACCGTCACCGATCCCGAACGCAGCGCGAAGCTGTTCGAACAGCTGCTTGGCTGGCACGAACGCTGGCGCGGCCCGTCGCAGCTTGGCGGGTGGACAATCCATGTGGGTGACGAGACCACCTATCTGGCGATCTACACCAACGAAAATGCCAGGGGCGGCTTCGCCAAGGGCGTTCCGCTCAACCATGTCGGCCTGCTGGTCGATGATCTCGACGCAGCCGAAGCAATCGTGGCCGAACACGGGCTCGAACCGTTCAACCATGCCGATTACGAACCCGGCCGCCGGTTCTATTTCTTCGACTGGGACGGGATCGAATTCGAGGTGGTCAGCTATGAATGA
- a CDS encoding Xaa-Pro dipeptidase produces MHRFLIATAALALAAPLSAETVAVTADRMLDVETGKYLANPVVVIVDGKITSVTSGGALPQGAEHVDLAGHTLLPGLIDMHVHLDGRPEYGGYSGLEFTDNFSTVLGVVNAERMLRVGFTTVRNVGDSNYNVKALDQAIEEGWTQGPRIVTTNYALGATGGHCDETYLPPSFEARSPGVADSPEDFRVRVREQRKYGAEAIKVCATGGVFSRNTEPGQQQLHEEELRAIADEAHFWGLKVAAHAHGAGGIKAAIRAGIDTIEHASLIDDEGIRLAKERGAWLSMDIYNTDYTQRTGKANGVLEDNLRKDREIAQIQRDNFRKAHKAGVGMVFASDAGVMPHEEIGGQFAVMVEYGMTPLEAIRAATVNASRALGQEGQVGVVKPGAWGDLIAVSGDPLADVSELADVDAVVKGGILVD; encoded by the coding sequence ATGCACCGATTCCTCATCGCCACCGCCGCATTGGCGCTTGCTGCGCCGCTTTCCGCCGAAACCGTGGCGGTCACCGCCGACCGCATGCTCGACGTCGAAACCGGCAAGTACCTCGCCAATCCGGTGGTGGTGATCGTCGATGGGAAAATCACCAGCGTGACGTCGGGCGGTGCGCTTCCGCAGGGAGCGGAGCACGTCGATCTTGCCGGGCACACATTGCTGCCCGGCCTGATCGATATGCACGTGCACCTTGACGGTCGACCCGAATATGGTGGCTACAGCGGCCTCGAGTTCACGGACAATTTCTCGACGGTGCTCGGGGTGGTCAATGCCGAACGGATGCTGCGCGTCGGCTTCACCACGGTCCGCAACGTCGGCGATTCCAACTACAACGTGAAAGCCCTCGATCAGGCGATCGAAGAAGGCTGGACGCAAGGTCCGCGCATCGTCACCACCAACTATGCGCTGGGCGCGACAGGCGGGCATTGCGACGAAACCTACCTGCCGCCGAGCTTCGAAGCCAGGAGCCCCGGCGTCGCCGATTCCCCCGAGGACTTTCGCGTCCGCGTGCGCGAACAGCGCAAGTACGGTGCGGAAGCGATCAAGGTTTGCGCAACTGGCGGCGTGTTCAGCCGCAACACCGAACCCGGCCAACAGCAGCTGCACGAAGAAGAATTGCGCGCCATCGCCGACGAGGCCCATTTCTGGGGCCTCAAGGTTGCCGCGCATGCGCATGGTGCAGGTGGGATCAAGGCCGCGATCCGCGCCGGCATCGACACGATCGAACATGCCAGCCTGATCGACGACGAGGGAATTCGCTTGGCCAAGGAGCGGGGTGCCTGGCTGAGCATGGACATCTACAACACCGACTATACCCAGCGCACCGGCAAGGCGAATGGCGTGCTGGAGGACAATTTGCGCAAGGATCGCGAGATCGCGCAGATCCAGCGCGACAACTTCCGCAAGGCTCACAAGGCGGGCGTCGGCATGGTCTTTGCCAGCGACGCCGGGGTAATGCCGCACGAGGAAATCGGCGGTCAGTTCGCGGTGATGGTCGAATATGGCATGACCCCGCTCGAGGCGATCCGCGCAGCGACCGTCAATGCCTCAAGGGCGCTTGGGCAGGAAGGTCAGGTCGGCGTAGTCAAGCCCGGTGCCTGGGGCGACCTGATTGCAGTTTCGGGCGATCCTTTGGCAGACGTCAGCGAACTGGCCGACGTCGACGCGGTTGTCAAAGGCGGGATTCTGGTCGACTGA
- a CDS encoding ArsR/SmtB family transcription factor, with protein MTDTFVALSDPTRRLLLDRLSAEGGLTLSDLSEDLPMTRQAVAKHLAVLEAAELVASERDGRCKRHYLNPMPLAKMARRWLGRFEDVPMNAMAGFAGARVSRPESRL; from the coding sequence ATGACGGATACCTTCGTCGCCCTTTCCGACCCGACCCGCCGGCTCCTGCTGGACCGGCTGAGTGCGGAAGGCGGGCTGACGCTATCCGATCTTTCCGAAGACTTGCCGATGACCCGCCAGGCGGTGGCGAAGCACCTCGCAGTGCTCGAGGCTGCCGAACTGGTGGCGAGCGAACGCGACGGGCGGTGCAAGCGGCACTACCTCAACCCGATGCCGCTCGCGAAGATGGCGCGCCGCTGGCTGGGGCGGTTCGAGGACGTACCGATGAACGCCATGGCCGGCTTCGCCGGCGCACGCGTCAGTCGACCAGAATCCCGCCTTTGA
- a CDS encoding SOS response-associated peptidase: MCNLYRMTKAKDEVAKWFDAVNELSGANLGDEVYPGYPGAVVAEGRLRQMSWGFPLVLKGRDGQPLKPKPVNNTRTDKLSSFFWRYSFKERRCLIPVTAWAEAEGPKGAKTRSWLSRPDAEVFAVAGIWRNSDEWGECYSMVITDAVGAAAEVHTRMPVLLADGDLATWTQGTPQQALALCRPWLGELTLDRTRDAWSGGGQVGLL; this comes from the coding sequence ATGTGCAACCTCTACCGCATGACCAAGGCCAAGGATGAGGTCGCGAAGTGGTTTGACGCGGTGAACGAGTTGAGCGGGGCGAATCTCGGTGACGAGGTCTATCCCGGCTATCCCGGGGCGGTGGTGGCAGAAGGGCGCCTGAGGCAGATGAGCTGGGGCTTCCCACTCGTCCTCAAGGGCAGGGATGGCCAGCCGCTCAAGCCGAAACCGGTCAACAATACCCGCACTGACAAGCTGTCGAGCTTCTTCTGGCGCTATAGTTTCAAAGAACGCCGCTGCCTGATCCCCGTCACCGCCTGGGCCGAAGCCGAAGGGCCGAAGGGCGCCAAGACGCGCAGCTGGCTTAGTCGCCCTGATGCGGAGGTGTTTGCGGTGGCAGGCATCTGGCGCAATTCCGACGAATGGGGCGAATGCTATTCGATGGTAATTACCGACGCAGTCGGCGCAGCTGCGGAAGTCCACACCCGGATGCCAGTACTGCTGGCCGATGGCGATCTTGCGACCTGGACCCAGGGCACGCCCCAGCAAGCCTTGGCCTTGTGCCGGCCCTGGCTGGGCGAGCTAACACTCGACCGGACGCGCGACGCGTGGTCCGGTGGTGGACAAGTCGGCTTGCTCTAG
- the ubiA gene encoding 4-hydroxybenzoate octaprenyltransferase: MSDNAATPEIVPDTEHRGLVARLPQLPRDLAQLARFDRPIGWWLLFWPCAWGVWLAGAGWQVELILWLLLGSITMRGAGCVYNDIVDADLDRQVARTAVRPVASGRVSKKLAWGWLLALCLIGLLVLLQLRLLAQGVALASVALVAAYPFMKRITWWPQAWLGMVFTWGLLVGWAELRADNWDALAAMYLGAALWVVGYDTIYALQDREDDALVGIRSSALRMGNHVKGGVALCYAGAVGLWALAFWLYRADWVALLALVPAAGHLAWQVATLDPDDPANPLDRFRANRFAGALVAAACFVVGNA, encoded by the coding sequence ATGAGCGATAACGCTGCCACTCCCGAGATCGTCCCCGACACCGAGCACCGCGGGCTAGTCGCCCGCCTGCCGCAACTGCCGCGCGATCTTGCACAGCTGGCGCGCTTCGACCGGCCGATCGGCTGGTGGCTGCTGTTCTGGCCCTGTGCCTGGGGCGTTTGGCTGGCGGGCGCGGGGTGGCAGGTCGAACTGATACTGTGGCTGTTGCTCGGATCGATCACGATGCGCGGCGCCGGTTGCGTCTACAATGACATCGTCGATGCCGACCTCGACCGGCAGGTCGCCCGTACCGCGGTAAGGCCGGTGGCCAGCGGTCGCGTGTCGAAGAAGCTGGCCTGGGGCTGGCTTCTGGCCTTGTGCCTCATCGGGCTGCTCGTGCTGCTGCAATTGCGCTTGCTGGCGCAGGGTGTGGCGCTGGCGAGCGTTGCGCTGGTCGCGGCCTATCCCTTCATGAAGCGTATCACCTGGTGGCCGCAGGCATGGCTTGGCATGGTCTTCACCTGGGGCCTGCTGGTCGGGTGGGCCGAGTTGCGCGCCGATAATTGGGACGCATTGGCGGCCATGTATCTAGGCGCGGCGCTGTGGGTCGTTGGCTATGACACGATCTATGCGCTTCAGGACCGCGAGGACGATGCGCTGGTCGGCATCCGTTCCTCTGCCCTACGGATGGGCAACCATGTGAAGGGTGGGGTTGCGCTATGTTACGCCGGGGCAGTCGGCCTGTGGGCGCTGGCCTTCTGGCTCTACCGGGCGGACTGGGTGGCACTGCTGGCATTGGTTCCCGCGGCCGGCCACCTTGCCTGGCAAGTTGCGACACTCGACCCGGACGATCCGGCCAATCCGCTCGATCGTTTTCGCGCCAACCGCTTTGCTGGCGCGCTGGTTGCGGCGGCGTGCTTCGTGGTGGGCAACGCGTAG
- a CDS encoding 16S rRNA (uracil(1498)-N(3))-methyltransferase, giving the protein MPATPAWPPKSAPRLFVDAPIAMGTPVQVEGNQAHYLSKVMRVVASSVVILCDDATGEWAAEVIEAGKRHVVLDPREKLREREAVPDFWLCPALLKKDRFDLVLEKATELGVAAIHPVITRRCVADKLNAERARVIVTEAAEQCARTALPALAEPLKLDRLLADWPAERALFFADELGGATSSEAFSQHKGPAALLVGPEGGFDDAERTSIRAHPAARAISLGPRILRGETAAIAATALWMAVSGDWPTQE; this is encoded by the coding sequence ATGCCTGCCACCCCTGCCTGGCCACCGAAAAGCGCGCCGCGCCTGTTTGTCGACGCTCCCATCGCCATGGGGACGCCGGTGCAGGTGGAGGGCAACCAGGCCCACTACCTGTCCAAGGTCATGCGCGTCGTCGCCAGTTCGGTGGTTATACTCTGTGACGATGCCACGGGCGAATGGGCGGCCGAAGTCATTGAGGCAGGCAAGCGCCATGTCGTGCTCGACCCGCGCGAGAAGCTGCGCGAGCGCGAGGCGGTGCCCGATTTCTGGCTGTGCCCCGCTCTGCTCAAGAAGGACCGCTTCGACCTGGTGCTGGAAAAGGCGACCGAACTCGGCGTGGCAGCAATCCATCCGGTGATCACGCGCCGCTGCGTCGCCGACAAGCTCAATGCCGAACGGGCCCGCGTGATCGTGACCGAAGCGGCAGAACAGTGCGCACGCACCGCCCTGCCCGCTCTTGCGGAACCGCTGAAGCTCGATCGGTTGCTCGCCGATTGGCCCGCCGAACGCGCACTGTTCTTCGCCGACGAGCTTGGTGGGGCGACCTCCAGCGAGGCCTTCTCCCAGCACAAGGGGCCCGCGGCGCTGCTAGTCGGACCCGAGGGCGGTTTCGACGATGCTGAACGTACCTCGATCCGCGCTCATCCGGCGGCACGGGCCATCTCGCTCGGTCCCCGAATCCTGCGTGGTGAGACCGCCGCGATTGCCGCAACGGCGCTCTGGATGGCTGTTAGCGGAGACTGGCCGACGCAAGAATAA
- a CDS encoding glutamate--cysteine ligase — MSTREASGSEDPIIESRDQLVAPMQGGEKPKNAWRIGTEHEKLVYFQKDHRAPSYEEPKGIHDILMALTEFGWEPIEENGKVIAMRGADGTVSLEPAGQLELSGAPLENLHETCAETGRHLQQVKAIGERFGVGFLGLGMWPDKTREELPIMPKGRYEIMLRHMPRVGSLGLDMMLRTCTIQVNLDYSSEADMAQKFRTSLALQPLATALFANSPFTEGKPNGFLSYRSHIWSDTDPHRTGMLPFVFEDGFGYERYVDYMLDVPMYFVFRDGKYIDAAGLSFRDFMKGKLSALPGEKPTASDWVDHLSTAFPEVRLKSFLEMRGADGGPWNRICALPAFWVGLLYDQGALNAAWDLVKHWSMDEREALRNAVPKQALGAAIPGGGTLRDLAKEVLAIARAGLTSRARLNSSGDNETGFLEALDEIVNSGKVPAQVLLDSYHGEWGGDISQVYKYSF; from the coding sequence ATGAGCACGAGAGAGGCATCGGGATCCGAGGATCCGATCATTGAATCCCGCGACCAGCTGGTCGCCCCGATGCAGGGTGGCGAAAAGCCCAAGAACGCCTGGCGCATCGGCACCGAGCACGAAAAACTTGTGTATTTCCAGAAGGATCACCGCGCGCCATCTTACGAAGAGCCGAAAGGCATCCATGACATCCTCATGGCCCTGACCGAATTCGGTTGGGAACCGATCGAAGAGAACGGCAAGGTCATCGCCATGCGCGGGGCCGACGGCACAGTCAGCCTCGAGCCTGCGGGGCAGCTCGAGCTGTCTGGAGCGCCGCTCGAAAATCTGCACGAGACCTGCGCCGAAACCGGCCGCCATCTGCAACAGGTCAAGGCAATCGGCGAACGCTTCGGGGTCGGCTTTCTTGGCCTCGGCATGTGGCCGGACAAGACCCGCGAAGAACTGCCGATCATGCCCAAGGGCCGCTACGAAATCATGCTGCGGCACATGCCGCGCGTCGGCAGCCTGGGCCTCGACATGATGCTGCGCACTTGTACCATCCAGGTGAACCTCGACTATTCGAGCGAAGCGGACATGGCGCAGAAGTTTCGCACCAGCCTCGCGCTGCAACCGCTTGCCACGGCCCTGTTCGCCAATTCGCCCTTCACCGAAGGCAAGCCCAACGGCTTCCTCTCCTATCGCTCACATATCTGGAGCGACACCGATCCGCACCGCACCGGCATGCTGCCCTTCGTCTTCGAAGACGGCTTCGGATACGAGCGTTACGTCGACTACATGCTCGATGTGCCGATGTATTTTGTGTTCCGCGACGGGAAGTATATCGACGCCGCCGGGTTGAGCTTCCGCGACTTCATGAAGGGCAAATTGTCAGCCCTCCCGGGAGAGAAGCCGACCGCCAGCGATTGGGTGGACCACCTTTCGACCGCCTTCCCCGAAGTGCGACTGAAGAGCTTCCTCGAGATGCGCGGTGCCGATGGCGGGCCTTGGAACCGCATCTGCGCACTGCCCGCATTCTGGGTCGGCCTGCTCTACGATCAGGGTGCGCTCAATGCCGCGTGGGACCTGGTCAAGCACTGGTCGATGGACGAGCGCGAAGCACTGCGGAACGCCGTTCCGAAACAGGCGCTGGGGGCCGCGATTCCCGGCGGCGGCACCCTGCGCGACCTGGCCAAGGAGGTACTCGCCATTGCCCGTGCCGGACTGACCTCGCGCGCCCGGCTCAATTCTTCGGGCGACAACGAGACCGGCTTCCTCGAAGCGCTCGACGAGATCGTGAATTCAGGCAAGGTCCCTGCGCAGGTGCTGCTCGACAGCTATCACGGCGAATGGGGCGGCGACATCAGCCAAGTCTACAAATACAGCTTTTGA
- a CDS encoding putative quinol monooxygenase: MIQINGTIKLASGSGQEIIDALIKMAHASRAEDGCLDYTFARDLTDPDTLVLYERWRDRAALDAHFVSPHMAEFQKALAAGPGAERNIRLYETDDGQPL, from the coding sequence ATGATCCAGATCAACGGCACCATCAAGCTGGCCAGCGGCTCCGGGCAGGAGATCATCGACGCTCTGATCAAGATGGCCCATGCCAGTCGGGCGGAAGACGGTTGCCTCGACTATACTTTTGCCCGCGACCTGACCGATCCCGACACTCTTGTGCTGTACGAACGCTGGCGTGATCGTGCGGCGCTCGATGCACACTTCGTGTCGCCGCACATGGCCGAATTCCAGAAAGCCTTGGCCGCAGGACCGGGCGCCGAGCGCAATATCCGCCTCTACGAAACCGACGACGGCCAGCCGCTCTAG